AATACCAACTTCAAATACTAACCAAATAATCGCAAGAATGGTAACAGGTAGTCGCCACTTTCCTAACTTAAAACCATCTGTATCCGGTAAGGTCTTAATTTTAGTAGCATATGCGATTACAGTAATTAAGTAAATTATGGCCGGAAGAGCAGCAGAAGTACCTATTAATAAAGATAGCTTCCCAAAATAGAATACGGCAATAATGCCTAATACAGAAACTAAAATGATCGCATTGTACGGTACATTATGTTTTTTATCTACCTTTTTAAATACATTTGAAGCAAAAAACACATTGTCTCTTGAAAGGGCATAAATAAGTCGTGAAGCAGAAGCCATAATAATTAATCCGCAAGCAAAAATTGACACGATCACTAATGCAAGGAAGAAGTCAGCAACCGCAGTGCCCAAACGTGATTGTAAAATATCAGAAATAGGGGATGTAGAAGCCATGATACTATTAATATCTTTAATTCCTGAAGTAACAATGATTAAGAAAACAAATCCAATTATACCTGCAAGTAACATTGAGTAAACGATTGCCTTAGGTACGGTTTTATTAGCATCCACTGTTTCTTCTGCTAAATTTGCCGCAGCTTCAAAGCCTACTAATGTATAAGATCCCATTACGACTGATAGTACAAATGCTGTTAAATAGCTTCCATTTGAACCAACCTTGTGAGCAGTGTAAGTTAATAATGAAAAATCTGCCCCTTTAAAAAATAAGACAAAGCTTAAAATAATAATAATACCAATAAATCCGATTACTTCTGTATAGACAGCTGAATTATTAATAATTGTAGCAATCCTTACTCCGTAAATATTTAATAATGCTTGGATAACGATTGTAATTAATACAACGGTTGTAAGAACTGTAGTAGTACTCTTAATACCAATTAAATCAAGAAAAATTGGTGCTACACCATAATCAACAGTAGGAACAACAATAATTAAGTAACATAACGCTGCCCAACCTGTAAACCAACCAAATCCCCGATTCGTTAAACGGCTAACCCATTGGTATACATAGCCACTTAAAGGAATTTTGCTCGATAAGTCTGCAAATATTAAG
This genomic interval from Gottfriedia acidiceleris contains the following:
- a CDS encoding APC family permease, coding for MSKQGIDSDALQSFNYKQELQRSLKFFSSFAVAFSFISITTGIFSSYSLALGAAGPAGIWTWPFVMVGHLLVALIFADLSSKIPLSGYVYQWVSRLTNRGFGWFTGWAALCYLIIVVPTVDYGVAPIFLDLIGIKSTTTVLTTVVLITIVIQALLNIYGVRIATIINNSAVYTEVIGFIGIIIILSFVLFFKGADFSLLTYTAHKVGSNGSYLTAFVLSVVMGSYTLVGFEAAANLAEETVDANKTVPKAIVYSMLLAGIIGFVFLIIVTSGIKDINSIMASTSPISDILQSRLGTAVADFFLALVIVSIFACGLIIMASASRLIYALSRDNVFFASNVFKKVDKKHNVPYNAIILVSVLGIIAVFYFGKLSLLIGTSAALPAIIYLITVIAYATKIKTLPDTDGFKLGKWRLPVTILAIIWLVFEVGILTIPKDFIPTTKVILYLFLAGIVIYWALFRSRIQEGKIGINLEKDLDM